Sequence from the Gracilinanus agilis isolate LMUSP501 unplaced genomic scaffold, AgileGrace unplaced_scaffold19524, whole genome shotgun sequence genome:
atatatatatatataccaaagaGGATGTAACAAACTAAAGGTAAGTTATAGCTTTAAATTATTTGCCATTAAATGGTTTGACCCTTTCCAAAGACTGCCTACCACACCATAGTCATCTGTGGAggtccctccctcctcttccccaaccTCCTATCTCCAGTTTGGATACAATAGCTTTGTTGGCATGTTGATCCTCTCTACTTCATTCTCCAGTTATCAGAGAACAGATCTTTGGTACAAAGACCCCAAAACTTTAAGTCTCCATATAGGGCCTAGGAATAATAACAGCTATAAAATCAAGTCTAATTGCATTGCATAGCCTTTTTGGACCTCATAAAAGCTGACAATTCTCTAACAGAAGAATACagaggaaagaaatgggaaaatttgaGATTTCAGGCATAAAAGACAGAAATGGGAATGGCCCAAAGAAGACACTACCAGTAGGATGAAAAGGACTATGGTTTTGTCTGAGCAATGGAAGAGGATAACCACTGAATTTTCTTCCACCCCATGGTCTTAGGTCATCAGCTAATGGCTTTTCACCTTCTTGGGATAGTAATGAGAATACAAAATGTCATGAGGACGGCTCACCCAAAGAAGGAACATGACCACAAGTTTGAAAAGCCAGGTGATGCTGTGAGAGCTTGGCAAGGAGGAAGAGAAACTGGTAGAAGGTGGGAATGGGGGAGcagcttggtggtgcagtggatagagccaggtttggagatgggaagttctgggttcaaatttaatctcagataattcctagctatatgatacatgtaaacctcattgcctaatccttaccacataagtgtttaaaaaaaagtggagatAGAAGGTAGAAGAATTTCACTAGCAAATCAATCCTTGAATATTCCCCAGCAGATCCCATTGGCTTTCTCCTAATCTTGTTCTTCCCAAGGACAAGAAGACTAATGCCCTCTATCAAGATAGACATCTCTCTTGGAAGTCAGCAATATGGGTGGTGGTAGAATGAGGGCAGATTGAGGTGAAATTGAATCCTGGAAGAAACAGGGGAGGCAAGAGGAAATATGGGACTTCTCGGGGCAAGATTATATAGATAGCTCTAGATGAGTCTTCATTTGCTCTCATGTCACATAAACAGCaggaataagaaattattttcaaaaaagcatcttctcttaaggaaaaaagtgaaggatctttatctctattaaataatgtaatatattcaTCAGACACCTAATTCATAGTTAAGAGGGACTAGAATATTATGTGAAGAATGAGGTTTCATGGGAAagttttcatatgtttatttatCAAGACCTCATAATATCATTATCGTGGACTAAATCTGATAATAGCTTAGCTATAAGGATCAATCAGGCCCTGTGAAACACACTGTTGGGATGAATTTACTTTAATGAGTGTTATTCTCCCCCACTCAAATGTGTCTCCACACTTTTCACTTTCCTTGAATTAGGTAAGAACAAAGCATAGGTTAAGAATAGTTATGGAGCCATATGATGGTataagttacattttaatcttattgaaCATTTGGAAATTCAGAAAGACCTTTTGTTTTCCAATAGTTCTAGATCAAACTGGTTAGAATGGCATGTTTGataaaatgggaggaaaaggTGGTTCAGGAGGTCTGTGGCTTTCCTAATTCTTTACAATTAATCAtcactttttactttttaagaaaacaaaacagcctATTTCACTTGAGTTCATTctgtgaagaagagaggaaaatccCAGTAGTTTTATGGATGGCTTCTTTGAGAATGAGATTTAATTATAATACTCCAAGAAGAAGAAACTCCCTATGTCCAGGTGACATTTAGGGGAAAAAGTAAAATGTATTGTTAAGCAAACACTACGCTGTCTCACGACCCCTCAGTGGAAATGGAAGCCCTTGGAATTCTTACTGTCACCTCTAGATGGTAACATCAACTTCAAATTGGACATGCATGAAGTCTAGTTAAATTGCTCTCTCAGAAATCTGTAACTTATACATCTCTTTTCAGCACTTGCAAAATGTCAACCTCCCGTACTACCCTTTTTTGGCTCGCCTGTTTTGCCTATATGTCATCCTATCCAGTCTTGTTATCTTCTACCTGCCATTTACTAGGAACACAGAAATGGCATTATTATTCAATTCTCTGAATTTAATCAAAAGTTGGATAgtcatcctcccagtcaccttATTGGTAATTTAGTAGGGCAAGCTACATACTGTGTGCTTATAATAAGGTCATTTTTAATGAACCCTGGAGAATTCTTCACTTGCAGATTCTCTTCAGCTAATATATTATtaccaatgcaaacaaaaaaaatgaatgaatcagaCTCCATATAAGTAAAAACAATCTGAAAAGTGCCCTTTTTTACATTGTTCATTCAGTAATTAATTTATTACTCCTCCCTCTCTGCACACACTAAACAAatgatctcttttctttctgattttaagcTGTTTACTTATTGGAGAATTTCAATGCTTTTTTAAtattgaaaacaacaacaacaacaacaaaacaatgacCAAAAAATCAATTGAATGCCCCTGATGGAAAGATTGTGTTGGGAAATCTCAGACCCAGAACTGTCAGGCTTTATAGCTTATAGTCCAGTCCCACTGAACACTGATGATCACGATGCtgtttaaaaattcattctctggaagaaaagaaaagaaaatgtatctgTGCAAGGCCCACTCATCAATTATGTGGCTTGTCAACCATTTTCTGATCAACTATTTGGCTGAGGTTCTTGATTTCAGTTTAAAAAGGTAAAGTCTAGCAAGCACACTTTTTTTCAGCTGGTTTCTCCCCATCCAGCTTGTTCGAATTTCCTCCATTGGCAGCATCAGGGACTTGTGACTTCTCTACGCACTGTTCCATACGCTTCATTATTAAGTCCAGGAGTGTGTCCACAGCTTTCTCCACATTCTGCCCTGTTGCTGCACTTGTTTCAAAATAGGGTATGCTGGCAGTGACAATAACAGACAAGAAATGCTcatgagaagaggagaaaaaagtcaTCGTAAGCTGACAACAGATATTACAAcatcagtatttttaaaaaaaatttagaaaaagttagaaaatacTGATAAACCTTCTTGCCTAGTGGTTTGGGAAATGCCACCTAGATGTCTCACAATAAGGGAAAAGAATCTCAACAATTGCTACaaccttcttcttttttattttttttaacaagtcaAACATGTTAAAACAGTAGGGAAGAGCTAATAAATAACTTTTACATAGCacctatatacatattttatcacattcgatcctcacaataactcggagagttaggtgctattattaaccccagttaagaaaagagaggaaaacaggttaagtggcttgcctgacATCacatttctagtgttttcagccATATCGGAACTcgagtctttctgaccccaagtccaACATGCCATTTATCCATAATGCCACCCAGCTACTtcagatatcatctagtccagcttttcattttacagagaaggaaactgagaacagGAGAATCAATACTAACTTGGGCAGACGGTAGACAAAGGATTCAAACTGAAGTTCAATCATCTTCCCTCCAGAGCTTATTGAATCTATTTGTTCTCAGAGACTGACAGACCAGGTAGGGATGAGGATACCCATCTTTCTCTCAGGTTTTCCTCCCCAGAATCTTTAATTGCCAACTATGCCAAATCTATCCACCAAACAAAACGCCAGTGCCACAAAAAAGGTAGAGAGTAAGCTGTCTGATCAGGGCTGGGGCTGCCTCTTGTGCCTGTTCCATGGAGCTTCTCCAACAGTCTTCATACACTCTATTGCTGAGTATTGTTCGTGTGTCAGAGACTCGACAGAAGAGCCCCAATCTGGGTTTTTTTCTTGCCATAGTCAATAAAGGGGGATAAATTCTCTCAATAACTAACTTACCCATATTTGTCCGCAAGATCTCGGGCTTGCCGCTCATTGACCTCCCTCTGGTCAGATAGATCTGCTTTGTTACCAATTAATACTATATCTGGATTTTCACAATATGCATTAGCTTGTAGTTGGCCTTGGACAGAAAGTAGAGGGAATCAGCAACATTAGTAACATGTGACATTAAATGTCTGCTCATTCTCCAGATGCTTAGTCAAACTATTTGCCTCCAATACATATTAATGCATGAGGGAGCATACACACAAATATTCACTCACACACATgaacatgtatgtacacatgcaCAATCATTCTAGTCCCTTTTGGAGCTGGGCATAGAATTGTTTTCATGTCTCCCATAAatattattagaatgtaagctctgtgaaggcagggactatcttttgcctctgtATCCTCAGGCATTAGCACACTGGCTGGCACATCAAAGGtacttaagaaatacttattgattgattgatcaattaaAGTCAG
This genomic interval carries:
- the LOC123254305 gene encoding ras-related protein Rab-27B produces the protein QLQANAYCENPDIVLIGNKADLSDQREVNERQARDLADKYGIPYFETSAATGQNVEKAVDTLLDLIMKRMEQCVEKSQVPDAANGGNSNKLDGEKPAEKKCAC